Proteins found in one Amphiura filiformis chromosome 14, Afil_fr2py, whole genome shotgun sequence genomic segment:
- the LOC140170447 gene encoding uncharacterized protein: MFCGKKFTDSSNLKQHVRIHTGEKPYKCSHCGKGFIQSSNCRLHERTHTGEKPFKCRCGRAFIKSSNLKLHMRTHTKERPYQCMGCKKGFTCSSDLKKHRKKSQDKGNTKCANATHVYPDSVYPPGINDDAPAALATTSTADIPAPQNSGQMTEEVSTSTQPTATVTTVVKQPVTKKLHRTIRQIQAGFSDITVEKEEEEVQQQPFQQQQMPQQPQAQLLTQEQVDTLQQEAINQQVVIDEQSTPIQTLQPLQATPHMLGQQPTLAVGGQLLGYLPVPQQQTSTCKYT, encoded by the exons ATGTTCTGTGGAAAGAAGTTCACAGACAGCAGCAATTTGAAACAGCATGTCAGAATACACACAG GAGAAAAGCCGTACAAATGCAGTCACTGTGGAAAGGGATTTATCCAGAGCAGCAACTGCAGGCTACATGAAAGGACACACACAG GTGAGAAACCTTTCAAATGCAGATGTGGACGCGCCTTTATCAAAAGCAGTAACCTGAAGCTACACATGCGGACTCATACAAAAGAACGACCATACCAGTGTATGGGGTGTAAAAAGGGATTCACTTGCTCATCGGATCTGAAGAAACATCGCAAGAAAAGTCAG GACAAAGGCAACACAAAGTGTGCCAATGCGACacatgtatatcctgattcagtgTACCCGCCAGGTATAAACGATGATGCACCGGCTGCTCTTGCCACTACATCAACAG CTGACATCCCAGCACCACAGAATAGTGGTCAGATGACAGAAGAAGTCTCTACCAGCACACAACCTACTGCTACCGTGACAACAGTTGTTAAGCAACCAGTAACCAAGAAACTACATAGGACAATACGTCAAATACAAGCAG GATTTTCAGACATCACAGTTGAAAAAGAGGAAGAGGAAGTACAGCAACAGCCATTTCAGCAACAGCAAATGCCTCAGCAGCCACAGGCTCAATTGTTAACACAAGAGCAGGTGGACACATTACAGCAGGAGGCTATTAATCAGCAG GTTGTGATAGATGAGCAGTCCACGCCAATACAAACCCTCCAGCCATTACAAGCTACACCGCATATGTTAGGACAACAGCCAACACTTGCTGTGGGTGGTCAACTACTGGGTTATTTACCTGTACCACAACAACAAACAAGTACATGTAAGTATACATAG